One Cydia fagiglandana chromosome 11, ilCydFagi1.1, whole genome shotgun sequence genomic region harbors:
- the LOC134669018 gene encoding juvenile hormone esterase-like, whose amino-acid sequence MANPVVDTNEGKIRGYEKKINNKVYYGFKGIPYAKPPVGELRFRVPEPPEQWEGVRDGTTDCNTCIQFDKMSKTVVGSEDCLFLNVFTPSLPEAGGPRALPVMVFIHGGGFMFGCGTDPSHLGPDWLVEQDVVMVSLNYRLGILGFLNLDRSDAPGNMGLRDQVQALKWVQKNISKFGGDHNNVTIFGVSAGGSSVEYLLLSPMAKGLFHKAIMQSGSTLLNWAINKNMREIIKNLPQMIGNTSDDELIQILKSLPGKDLIMASMTALEATQRKGGLYFGFVPSVEKPSGWEPFLDKFPLDLLCRGEFTRVPVMTGFCARENILLRFYAPDLLEKLKQDKIFLDHLPFEIDNELKAEVEDKLKKIYLEAENRYGEDDEYAIDFFSDVDFIAGIYISATLISKRNPSVFLYEFAYSGKLNYLKVKLGITSPGACHGDDSGYIQPSAVVPTNNISDTDKAVRDRMVMLFTNFAKYGDPTPAVDNLITTKWEPLGPSGRSLFIDDQLSMRPFPYTARAALFEQLYNGQYGPKCLC is encoded by the exons ATGGCAAACCCTGTTGTTGATACCAATGAAGGCAAGATACGGGGTTAcgagaagaaaataaataacaaagtttACTATGGATTTAAGGGGATTCCGTACGCCAAGCCACCTGTTGGAGAGTTGCGGTTCAGG GTTCCGGAACCTCCGGAGCAGTGGGAGGGAGTGCGTGATGGGACTACAGACTGTAATACCTGCATTCAATTTGACAAAATGTCCAAAACCGTCGTAGGCAGCGAGGACTGTTTGTTCCTAAATGTTTTCACCCCGTCACTACCAGAGGCGGGAGGGCCCAGAGCGCTGCCAGTCATGGTGTTCATCCACGGCGGCGGGTTCATGTTCGGCTGCGGCACCGACCCCTCGCATCTCGGCCCGGATTGGCTGGTCGAGCAAGACGTCGTCATGGTCAGCCTTAACTACCGACTGGGCATTCTTGGATTTCTTAATCTGGATCGCTCTGACGCTCCGGGGAACATGGGACTCAGGGATCAAGTCCAAGCCCTAAAATGGGTACAGAAAAATATCAGCAAATTCGGCGGGGATCATAATAATGTTACCATATTTGGAGTAAGTGCTGGTGGCTCTTCTGTTGAATATCTTCTACTTTCACCAATGGCTAAAGGTCTTTTTCATAAAGCTATTATGCAATCTGGTTCCACACTACTGAATTGggctataaataaaaacatgagggaaataattaaaaatttaccACAAATGATAGGTAATACAAGCGATGATGAATTGATACAAATACTAAAGAGTTTGCCTGGTAAAGATTTAATAATGGCGTCTATGACAGCTCTGGAAGCCACTCAGAGGAAAGGTGGACTTTATTTTGGGTTCGTACCGTCAGTTGAAAAACCTAGTGGATGGGAGCCATTTTTAGATAAATTTCCCTTAGATTTATTGTGTCGCGGTGAATTCACACGTGTCCCTGTCATGACAGGCTTCTGCGCTCGAGAGAACATTTTGCTGCGGTTTTATGCTCCGGACTTGCTGGAAAAATTAAAGCAAGATAAAATATTTCTGGATCATTTACCTTTTGAAATTGATAACGAATTAAAGGCTGAAGTTGAAGACAAATTAAAGAAGATATATTTGGAAGCCGAGAATCGCTACGGGGAAGACGACGAGTATGCGATTGACTTTTTCTCGGACGTCGATTTTATTGCTGGCATTTACATTTCTGCAACGCTGATATCGAAAAGGAACCCTTCAGTATTCTTATATGAGTTCGCCTACAGTGGAAAACTAAACTATTTGAAAGTGAAGCTTGGGATTACATCTCCTGGCGCTTGCCATGGTGACGACTCCGGATATATTCAGCCTTCTGCCGTGGTACCCACCAACAACATATCAGATACCGACAAAGCGGTTAGAGACAGAATGGTGATGCTGTTTACCAATTTTGCTAAATATGG CGATCCCACTCCGGCTGTGGACAATCTCATAACGACCAAGTGGGAACCCCTAGGGCCCTCAGGCCGCAGCTTGTTTATCGACGACCAGCTCAGCATGCGGCCCTTCCCTTACACAGCGCGGGCTGCGCTCTTCGAGCAATTATACAACGGTCAATACGGACCTAAATGTCTCTGCTAA
- the LOC134669019 gene encoding 10 kDa heat shock protein, mitochondrial gives MASAARKLIPLLDRVLIKRAEAVTKTAGGIVLPEKAQTKVLHGEVVAVGPGARKDNGDFIPLMVKVGDKVLLPEYGGTKVSLDSEEKEYHLFRESDILAKIDN, from the coding sequence ATGGCATCTGCGGCAAGGAAACTGATTCCTCTTTTGGATCGTGTTTTAATTAAACGCGCTGAGGCTGTAACCAAGACTGCGGGAGGTATCGTGCTTCCTGAAAAAGCACAGACCAAAGTTCTTCACGGTGAAGTCGTCGCTGTGGGACCTGGTGCAAGGAAGGACAATGGAGATTTCATCCCCCTGATGGTGAAAGTCGGCGACAAGGTGCTTCTCCCTGAATACGGCGGCACCAAGGTCTCCTTAGACTCCGAAGAAAAGGAGTACCACCTCTTCAGAGAATCGGATATACTGGCGAAAATCGACAACTAA
- the LOC134669020 gene encoding glucose-fructose oxidoreductase domain-containing protein 1, producing the protein MLPGIGVFGTGSVAKVLVPFLREKGFVVEAIWGVTLQEAEAVAKELKIPFFTNKIDDVLLKKNVNLVFIVCAPNLHAQISVKALGIGKHVVCDKPAGLCQAEALKMVRAAQYYPSLISIINHSLRFLPAFSHMRKSIQEGYLGSPDELTLMDVRVQMGSLLGDTYNWLCDDTMGGGTLTLVGSHVIDLVTYLTGQKVVKVHGVLRTFVEETTKVNGIRKITAPDFCTFQLQMDKGLLVTATLNNHLPGPCFNQEIYMCSKKGYLVVRGGDLHGRLHKPNTIKIEEESKRGHEKEEVIYVDVEDLSCASSVIPKPYIKGLCKMISALKEAFLPVKEQMDWIKEPVRAAATFEDGQRVQAAMEALRQSCEDGCWTSVQLLTEPPDPNPALSAAVRRTAISLQ; encoded by the coding sequence ATGCTGCCGGGCATCGGAGTCTTCGGGACTGGCTCAGTCGCCAAGGTGCTCGTGCCATTTCTAAGAGAAAAAGGATTCGTTGTCGAGGCAATATGGGGAGTCACGCTGCAAGAGGCGGAGGCTGTCGCCAAAGAACTCAAAATACCGTTCTTCACTAACAAAATCGATGACGTCCTTTTAAAGAAGAATGTGAACCTTGTGTTCATTGTTTGTGCTCCAAATTTACACGCTCAGATTTCTGTGAAGGCCTTGGGCATCGGCAAGCACGTCGTTTGCGACAAACCAGCTGGGCTTTGCCAAGCCGAGGCTCTTAAAATGGTGCGCGCCGCCCAGTACTACCCCTCTCTGATATCAATAATAAACCATTCACTGCGATTCTTGCCTGCGTTCAGCCACATGAGGAAATCTATCCAAGAGGGTTATCTTGGAAGTCCAGATGAACTAACTCTGATGGATGTAAGAGTACAAATGGGCTCTTTATTAGGGGACACATACAACTGGTTGTGTGATGATACTATGGGAGGCGGTACACTAACGCTAGTTGGCAGTCATGTCATAGACTTAGTTACATATTTAACTGGACAGAAAGTTGTTAAGGTACATGGAGTATTGAGAACATTTGTTGAGGAGACTACCAAAGTCAATGGCATCAGAAAAATAACAGCACCCGATTTCTGCACATTCCAACTACAAATGGATAAGGGTTTGTTGGTGACGGCCACTCTGAACAACCACTTGCCAGGGCCCTGCTTCAACCAAGAGATATACATGTGTAGTAAGAAGGGTTATTTAGTTGTCCGAGGTGGGGATTTACATGGTAGACTGCACAAACCTAATACAATTAAAATAGAGGAGGAGAGCAAAAGAGGCCATGAGAAAGAGGAGGTTATTTATGTTGATGTGGAAGACCTGAGTTGCGCTTCTAGTGTCATTCCCAAGCCTTATATAAAAGGCTTATGTAAAATGATTAGTGCTTTAAAAGAAGCCTTCTTGCCTGTGAAAGAGCAAATGGATTGGATAAAAGAACCCGTGAGAGCTGCTGCTACATTTGAGGACGGGCAGAGGGTGCAGGCGGCAATGGAAGCCCTCCGCCAGTCATGTGAAGATGGCTGTTGGACATCAGTGCAGTTGTTGACGGAGCCCCCAGATCCCAACCCGGCTCTGTCAGCTGCAGTTCGCCGAACTGCTATTTCTTTACAATAG